The following are encoded in a window of Arcobacter arenosus genomic DNA:
- a CDS encoding aminotransferase class V-fold PLP-dependent enzyme, which produces MKKDIFRPFFDENTNVLDFIRYNTIGKSKKEYFDYTASGLGFRQVENRIRDVLETYANTHSKESANANITNQYYNEALESLKNSLELNDEFSIIPGGCGATAAIKKFQELIGIYIPPATLKRFNITVAKKKLPLVIVGPYEHHSNEISYREALCEVKRIQLDKNGLVDLRQLKEILQENRHREIIGSFCIASNVTGIVTPYEEISRLLRLYGATVCFDAAASSPYMNIPCELYDALFISPHKLLGGPGSCGILVVRNSLIDNSLAPSFAGGGTVSYVNSQMQEYEKEITTRETAGTPGILQLIRAALAYKLRNEIGFEFICDQKNMLLNHFLEEIKKIPNIKIYGNLDSKNIGIISFNIEDINPYDICERLSENDGIQTRAGCSCAGPYGHDLLGFNTKEEIKQKPGWIRISIHYSQTLEDIDNLLKALNKSVVKASNLK; this is translated from the coding sequence ATGAAAAAAGATATTTTTAGACCATTTTTTGATGAAAATACAAATGTATTAGATTTTATAAGATATAACACCATTGGCAAAAGCAAAAAAGAGTACTTTGATTATACAGCCTCGGGACTTGGATTTAGACAAGTAGAGAATAGAATTAGAGATGTATTAGAAACTTACGCAAATACTCACTCAAAAGAATCTGCTAATGCCAACATTACAAATCAATATTATAATGAAGCCTTAGAATCTTTAAAAAACTCATTAGAATTGAATGATGAATTTTCTATTATCCCTGGTGGTTGTGGAGCAACAGCTGCTATTAAAAAATTTCAAGAATTAATTGGAATATATATCCCACCTGCAACATTAAAAAGATTTAATATAACAGTGGCTAAAAAAAAGCTTCCATTAGTTATTGTTGGTCCCTATGAGCATCACTCAAATGAGATTAGCTACAGAGAAGCTTTATGTGAAGTAAAAAGAATTCAACTTGATAAAAATGGACTAGTTGATTTAAGACAATTAAAGGAAATCTTACAAGAGAATAGACATAGAGAGATAATTGGAAGTTTTTGTATCGCTTCAAATGTAACTGGGATTGTAACACCCTATGAAGAGATTTCAAGATTACTTAGACTTTACGGTGCAACAGTTTGTTTTGATGCAGCGGCAAGCAGTCCATATATGAATATCCCTTGTGAACTATATGATGCCTTATTTATCTCTCCCCACAAACTTTTAGGAGGTCCTGGTAGTTGTGGTATCTTAGTTGTTAGGAACTCTTTAATTGACAATTCCCTTGCTCCATCTTTCGCAGGTGGTGGTACAGTTTCATATGTAAACTCACAAATGCAAGAGTATGAAAAAGAGATTACAACTAGAGAAACAGCTGGAACACCGGGAATATTACAACTAATTCGTGCAGCACTAGCATATAAGCTTAGAAATGAGATTGGTTTTGAGTTTATTTGTGACCAAAAGAATATGTTACTAAATCACTTCTTAGAAGAGATAAAGAAAATCCCAAATATAAAAATCTACGGGAATCTTGATTCAAAAAATATTGGGATTATCTCTTTTAATATTGAAGATATAAATCCATATGATATCTGTGAAAGGCTTTCTGAAAATGATGGAATTCAAACAAGAGCAGGTTGTTCTTGTGCGGGACCTTATGGACACGATTTATTAGGCTTTAACACTAAAGAAGAGATTAAACAAAAGCCAGGTTGGATTAGAATTTCAATACATTATTCACAAACCTTAGAAGATATTGATAATCTTCTAAAAGCTTTAAATAAATCTGTAGTAAAAGCAAGTAATCTAAAATAA